The following coding sequences lie in one Arachis stenosperma cultivar V10309 chromosome 5, arast.V10309.gnm1.PFL2, whole genome shotgun sequence genomic window:
- the LOC130979700 gene encoding uncharacterized protein LOC130979700 yields the protein MEDTANLVVYRNGEIIRNTHEGVRFVSQNSFSFVVPCTMTLMELQNGLCQGMENGTLMRVSRILYRNPVVVFGGLIQFDTIPITDEASMQNMFQIHQQTYMRHPQIELYVEFEAEEAVAVQNDIDVNDDIAAVYESMNSDSEEDFEATYEVGDEDEDGDVGVEAAVENVVVRPSSSQPMGVPPFMCELDLDAMHAPEFPEYANRGIADLEDGEFRIGMEYSSRKSVVAAIRSFTISRGVDYDVFESEPQTFYAKCKMYGRGCDWLIRASLIRRKGCWEIRRYNGRHTCTIGMISQDHSKLDSDTVAEAIRPLVETDPSIKVKSIIAEVQSRFNYTISYRKAWLAKQKSVAIVFGDWEESYQALPWWLSVMVQKIPGSVVQIETRPLYNGNEEAQGTLLVAVAQDGNQNIVPIAFALVEGETADAWHFFLRNLRTYVVRKDGVGMISDRHESIRAAVNRSGGDWQPPRAWWMFCIRHIGSNFLRAFKVPHLQKLVVNIGYSRTVEEYNIN from the exons ATGGAGGACACCGCAAATTTGGTGGTGTATCGTAATGGTGAGATAATACGTAATACTCATGAGGGAGTGAGGTTTGTGTCACAAAATTCGTTTTCGTTTGTGGTTCCATGCACGATGACGTTAATGGAGCTGCAGAACGGCCTATGTCAAGGCATGGAGAATGGTACGTTAATGAGAGTGAGCAGAATTCTGTACCGAAATCCGGTTGTGGTTTTTGGTGGCCTAATACAGTTTGATACCATTCCGATCACGGATGAAGCGAGTATGCAGAATATGTTTCAAATTCACCAGCAGACTTATATGAGACACCCACAGATTGAGTTGTACGTTGAGTTTGAAGCTGAGGAGGCAGTAGCGGTCCAAAATGATATAGATGTAAATGATGATATAGCTGCAGTGTACGAAAGTATGAATAGTGACAGCGAAGAGGACTTCGAAGCCACTTATGAAGTCGGCGATGAAGATGAGGATGGTGATGTGGGAGTTGAGGCAGCAGTGGAGAATGTAGTGGTTCGTCCCTCGAGCAGTCAACCGATGGGCGTTCCACCTTTTATGTGTGAGTTGGATCTCGACGCCATGCATGCCCCCGAGTTTCCGGAATATGCAAACAGAG GTATTGCTGATCTTGAGGACGGAGAGTTCCGAATTGGAATGGAATACAGCTCTAGAAAGTCGGTCGTTGCAGCAATTAGAAGTTTCACTATATCTAGAGGAGTTGACTATGATGTGTTTGAGTCTGAGCCACAGACGTTCTATGCAAAATGCAAGATGTACGGGCGTGGATGTGACTGGCTTATCCGAGCCAGCTTGATACGGAGAAAAGGTTGTTGGGAGATACGCAGATACAACGGTAGGCACACGTGCACCATCGGAATGATTTCACAAGATCATTCCAAGTTGGACTCAGATACAGTTGCTGAGGCTATAAGGCCGTTGGTCGAGACGGACCCGTCCATCAAGGTGAAATCTATAATTGCGGAAGTCCAGTCAAGGTTCAACTATACCATCAGTTATCGAAAGGCTTGGTTGGCAAAGCAGAAGTCAGTTGCCATCGTTTTCGGTGATTGGGAGGAATCTTACCAAGCATTGCCGTGGTGGCTCTCGGTCATGGTGCAGAAGATTCCTGGTTCAGTTGTCCAAATAGAAACACGACCACTCTACAACGGGAACGAGGAGGCACAAG gtacACTTCTAGTCGCTGTTGCACAAGATGGGAACCAGAACATTGTGCCTATCGCCTTTGCCTTGGTGGAAGGTGAGACAGCTGATGCGTGGCACTTCTTCCTCAGGAATCTGCGAACGTATGTTGTTAGAAAAGACGGTGTGGGTATGATCTCAGACCGGCATGAGTCAATACGGGCAGCAGTTAATCGTTCCGGTGGTGACTGGCAACCTCCAAGAGCATGGTGGATGTTTTGTATAAGACACATCGGCAGTAACTTCTTAAGGGCATTCAAAGTCCCTCACTTGCAGAAGCTTGTTGTCAATATAGGGTATTCAAGAACGGTGGAGGAGTACAATATCAACTAA